Part of the Geobacter pickeringii genome, AGCAGGCGACTGGAGGAGGAGATCCGGCAGCTCAATGCCGCACTGGAGCGGCGGGCGGCCGACCTGGCGGCGAAGAACCGCGAACTGGAGGCGTTCAGTTACTCCCTCTCCCACGACCTCAATACCCCCCTCACCAAGGTCTCCGTTGCCGTGCAGACGCTTCAGGACAGCTATGGCGAGCGCCTCGACGACACCGGCCGGTTTTTTGTCCGGAGCATCGTCGAGGGGAGCGAGCGGATGGAGCAGCTGATCGATGCCATGCTGGTCCTGTCGCGGGTGGCCCGCCGCGAGCTGCGCCGCGACGAGGTCGATCTGAGTGCACTGGCGGCGGAGGTTGCCAGCGAGCTGCGCCAGGCCGAGCCGCAGCGGCAGGTGGAGCCCGTGATCGCCTCCGGCCTCTCGGCAACGGGGGACCCGGCGCTGCTCCGGGTGGCGCTCCACAACCTCTTCGCCAACGCCTGGAAGTACACCCGCCGCGCTCCCGAACCGCGGGTGGAGTTCGGCGCCCTGGTGAACGACGGGACCACGACCTATTTCGTCCGCGACAACGGCGCCGGCTTCGATATGAAGGATCTCGGCCGGCTCTTCAAGCCGTTCCAGAGGCTCCACGACCAGGAGGAGTTCCCCGGCACCGGCATCGGGCTCGCCACGGTGCAGCGGATCATCGAACGGCACGGCGGAACCATCACCGCCCACAGCATGCCGGACCACGGCGCCACCTTCACCTTTACTCTCCGGTAGTTACCCCTCACCCCGCCACAGAGTTTTCCGAAAAGTGCAGTATACTCTCTTCCATGGAACTCACGGCAAACGCCCTCAGAGTGCTCCGGGCCCGCTATCTGCTGAAAGATGCCGACGGGCGGGTCGTGGAGACCCCGGCGGAGATGTTCGGCCGCATCGCCCGCACCGTTGCCGCGGTCGAGCCCCGCTACGGCGGCGATACCGCCCGGTGGGAAGAGCGGTTCTTCGAACTTGTCTCCGATCTTCGCTTCCTCCCCAACTCCCCCACCATCATGAACGCCGGCAAGCCTTCCGGCCAGCTGGCCGCCTGCTTCGTCCTCCCGGTGGAGGATTCGATGCAGGGGATCTTCGATACCCTCAAGAACGCCGCCCTCATCCTCCAGAGCGGCGGCGGCACCGGTTTCTCCTTCTCGCGGCTGCGCCCCCGGGCCGACATCGTCCGCTCCACCGGCGGCATTGCCAGCGGTCCGGTCTCCTTTATGAAGATCTACAACACCGCCACCGACGTCATCAAGCAGGGAGGGGCGCGGCGGGGGGCGAACATGGGAATCCTGCGGGTCGACCACCCCGACGTCCTCGACTTCATCCGGGTGAAGCGGGCCGCCGCCGAGCTGGCCAACTTCAATATCTCGGTGGCCGCCACCGACGCGTTCATGACGGCGGTGCTCGACGACCGGGAGTACGGCCTCGTCAACCCCCGCACCGGCAGGGAGGCGGGGCGGCTCCGGGCCCGGGAGGTCTTCGCCGAGATCGCCACGAGCGCCTGGGAGAGCGGTGATCCGGGGCTCGTCTTCATCGACCGGATCAACGCGGCGAACCCCACGCCGCTCCTCGGTCCCTTCGAGAGCACCAACCCCTGCGGCGAGCAGCCGCTCCTCCCCTACGAGGCGTGTGTCCTCGGCTCCCTGGACCTCTCCCGCTTCGTGCGGGAGGGCGAGATCGACCGCACCCTCCTTTCCGCCGATATCCGCACGGCGGTCCGGTTCCTCGACGACACCATCGACGCCAGCGTCTACCCGCTCCCCGCCATCGAGGCGATGCACACGGGGAACCGCAAGATTGGCCTCGGCGTCATGGGGTGGGCCGACACCCTCATCCTCCTCGGCATCCCCTACAATCACCGGCGGGCCTTCGCCCTGGCCCGGGAGACGATGCGCTTCGTGAGTGACACGGCCCGGGCCGCGTCGGCCGCCCTGGCGGGGGAGCGGGGAGCCTTCCCGAATTTCGGCGGGAGCATCTACGATGGGCCGGGGATGCCGCGGCTGCGCAACGCCACCGTCACCACCATCGCCCCCACGGGGACGCTGGCCACCATCGCCGACTGCTCCAGCGGCATCGAGCCGCTCTTTGCCGTGGCCTACAAGCGGCTTGTCCTCGACACGGAACTCTCCGAGGTCAGCCGGCACTTTGTCCGGATGGCGCGGGAGCGCGGTTTTTATTCGGAGGAGCTGATGCGGGAGGTGGAGCGGCGGGGGAGCGTGGGGCGGGTGACGGGGGTGCCGGCGGAGGTGAAGCGGCTCTTCCGCACCGCCCTGGAGATCCCCCCAGAGGACCACATCGAGATGCAGGCAGCCTTCCAGGAGTTCACTGACAACGCCGTCTCCAAGACCATCAACCTCCCCCGCCGCGCCACGCCGCAGGAGGTGGAGCGGGCGTTTCTCCGCGCCTACGCCCGCGGGTGCAAGGGGATCACCGTCTTCCGTTACGGCTCGAAGCGGGGAACCCTCGTGAAGTTCGCGGATGTGGACTGATTCTGATGAATGGCGTGCTTTCCCTAAGAGCGAGGGATAGTCAAACCCTCTCCCGGCGGGAGAGGGTGGCCGAAGGCCGGGTGAGGGGAGTGCGTGGGATGGGCCAGAATGCACTGAGGCGGACCGGAGGGGAAGGAAGCCCGTTTTTTTGCGTGTAGACGCCATAAAGCTGTGCTAGCATACGCCGATAGCCATTTTACCGGTGAGCGGAGGCCAGCATGGCGGACAAGCGGGACATCACGAGACACAAGAAACGGCTGTCGCTCCGTTTCGGAACCGACCAGCCGAGCCGGCTCGCCTTCACCGAGGATGTCTCGGCCCACGGCCTCTTCATCAAGACCACCAACCTCTGCCCCCCCGGTACCCGCATCCAGATCGAGCTGACCCTGCCGGGGGACGAATCGGTCTTCTGCGAGGGTATGGTCCGGTGGACCAAGAAAGTCCCCCCCCAGGTGATCCATCTGGTGAAAAAGAGCGGCATGGGGATCCAGATCATGAAGTTCATTGCCGGCGAAGAGGCGTTCCGCCATTTCATCGCCGAGCTCCACGCCAGGTAGCGACACACCCCCGCGGTTGCCGCTTCCCCCACTCATTATCTCTCCGCCGTTTCCTTTTCGTCCCCGCCCAGAAAATCCGCAATCGCCCCGTAGGTCTCCCGCGGCCGTTCCTCGTGGGGGTTGTGGCCGCATTCCGGGATGATCGCGAGCCGTGCCCCCGGAATCTCCCGCTGCAGCCGCTTTCCGTTTGCCAGCCGGATGATCCGGTCTTCGCTCCCCCAGATGATGAGGGTCGGTACCGCTATCTCGCGAAACCGGGCGACGACCCCCTGGTAGCCGTCGCGGTCCAGCTCCTGCACGGTCCGGATCAGCACCCGGGCCATGCCGCTCCGGCCGAAGCACCCCTCGTAGCGCCTGATCCGCTCGGGCGTGATGGCGCGCTCGTCGTGGAACACCGCGCGGAGCGAGGCGAGGACCAGTGTCCGGAGCGGGAGCAGCGCCATGCCGAGACGGCCGATCAGCGGAATCTTCAGCCAGCGCATGAAGCGGGGAAGCCGCTGGGGATAGGCGGCGCAGTCGAGGAGGATGAGGCGGGAGACGAGGCGCGCCCGCCCCTCCGTCATCGCCCTGAGGAGGGCCAGGAGGGCGATGCCGCCGCCGAGGGAGTGCCCCACAAGCACGGCTCCGTCGACCGCCACCGCCTCCATGAAGGAGAGGAGCACGGCGGCCTGCTCCTCCGGTGCGTAGGAGCCCCTCCGCGGTTTGGAGGAGAAGCCGAACCCCTTGAGGTCCATGAGGTAGAGGGTGAAGCGGTGCGGCGGGAAGAGAGGAACGATGTCGTCCCAGGTGGTAAGGGCGGCGGCGAAACCATGGACGAAGAGCACCGGCTGGGGGCCGGTGCCATGGAGTCGGTAACGGATCACCGTCCCGGGGGAGTGGGTGAAGAAGCGGTCGGCGGAAAGGCTGCCGGTGGGAGATGGCGACCGGGGGACCGTCATGGGGCTTGTGCCGCGGTCAGGAGCCGTTCCGCACGAAGGAGGGGATGCTCCGGGGGGGATCTTCAGCGAGCGCACCGGTCGCAGCCAGGCGGAAGATGCCGCAGGTCGCGCAGGGCCTTCCGTTTCGGAAGCTGCAGGAAACCGATCCCTCCAGCGTCACGGGGGTTCCGTCCTTCGAGACGAGGGTCAGGGTGGTCTGTTCGGGCCGGCTCCCCTGGAGGAGACGGATGAACAGCTCCCGGCAGTGGGGGTGGGAGTCGGGGTGGACGATGTCGAATACCGACAGGAGTGCAATCTCGTCCTCAGAGTAACCGAGGGCCTCGCGCCACGCCCGGTTCACGTAGATGAGCGACCCGTCGGGGGCGACACTCTGGAAGAGCTCGGCGGAGCTGTCGAGGATCAGCTGGTAGATCCCTTCCTTGTCCCGGAGCGCCTCGAGCATCCGCTTCTGTTCGGTAATCTCGTTGTAGATGAGAACCATCTGTTTCACGTCGCCGAAGCGGTCCTTGAGGGGGGAACCGCTCACGTTGAACCAGCGTCCCCTGCACTCCAGATCGTCCAGGTGCTCGGGGCGTCTGCTCCGCATGATCTTGTTGAACAGGCACTCCCGGGAGGGGACGGTGTCCCCGCAGATGAGCTCCGCGCACTTTCTGCCGCGCAACTCCTCGCCGTCCAGGGCGAAGATCTCCCGCGCCCGGGAGTTGAAGGCCTGGATCCGCATGGTGTTGTCGATGACGAGGATCGCCGCGCCGGCACAGTCGAAGACCCCCTGGATCTCGTCGTGGGCCAGAGACAACTCCACGTTCATCTCCTTGAGGTGTTCGAGGATCTGTTCGAACGATTGGCAGACGATGCCGATGGGGTCGGTCTCGATGAGGCTGGCGTTGTCGAGCTCTTCGTGGCGCAGGGGAAGGGTCCCGATGGTGGTCAGCAGCTGGTTGGTCTTCTCGCGGATGTAGCCGGTGGCCCTCCGCTCGCGCTCGGCAAGCTCCGCGTTTTCCCGCGTGAGCCGCCGGATCTCGGCGGTCCCGAAGGGATCGCCGAGAAGCGTTTCAAGAACTTTTACGAACCCCATCTGCGTCTCCCTTCTATTCCGTCCGGCCGACGGTCACGAGGTAGTGCCCCGCTTCCTTCGTCACGCGGACATGGTAGCCCATGCTTCCCGCCGTTTCGGGGATGGTGATGGTGGCGTCCCGGTTGTCGGTCAGAAAGGCCACCCGGCACTTTCCCTCTCTGAGGGCGTTCCGATACCGGTTGATCTCCCTGAGGGCCGTCAGGAGTGTGGAGGGGCAGACCTGCCCCCGGATGTCGAATTCGATCGTTTCCATGCGCTGTCCTGTCTGAATAAGTACGCTCCGAACTATCGCTTCGTGACAAAACGGGTAAGGATGACTCCTCCCAGCCACGCCCCGGGGAGCAGTCCGCCGGTGAACAGGATGCTCTGCCAGGCCAGGATCGGCACCCCTCCCGCCAGGTGCCAGATGTTGCACGAGGGAGCCATGCGCGCCGCCACCCCCATGACGGTTCCCCCCGCCAGAGCCGAAAGGTAGTGGCGGGCGGGGAGGCGGACGTAGAGCCGGAACTCGCCGATGAGAAGCGCCGAAAGGGCGCTCCCCCCGACGATGCCGGCAATGACCGGGATCTGCACAAGGGCCAGGGCGTCCGTGACCGGTGCCGGTCCTCCCCGCAGCGGCACGTGCCCCAGGGGGGTAACGGCAGCGAGGTCGAGGGGAAGGGTACGGAAATACCCCGCACCCTCGACCCAGCCGGGAATCCAGAGCGATGCCAGCCAGGCCCCCCCCTTGGCGTAGGAGGTGGTGATGCCGAGCGGCATGGTGGTGGCTACGGCGGAACAGAGCCCGATGACCGCCAGGATCAGCGCCGCTTTCCACGGCTGCAGATATCCTTCTACGATCGCCGGCCGGCTCCAGAGCCCCTTGCGCCGCCAGTGGAGAAAGAGGAGCGCCGCCGCTGCGGCAAGGGGGACGATCACCCGGTACGGCTCGACGCCGGCCAGACGGGGGATCGTCACATCGAGGGCCGGCAGGGCGGTGGCATCGGCGAACCGTTTCCACCAGGGGTGAATCGCGGCGAACAGGGCGCTTCCCGTTACCAGCCCGACCAGGGCCGCCACCGCCGTCACGCTTCCGGCACCGGCCCGGTACAGGGTCCCCGCGACGCACCCTCCCGCCAGCACCATGCCGATGCCGAAGGCGAATCCCCCCGCCAGATTGGCCACCGACGGGGTACCGAGGAGCGGGAAGGGATAGAGGGGGAGCCACCCCGCAAGCCGCGCCACCTCGAACAGCACCATGCTCGCCGTCACGAGAAGGAGGAGCGGGCGGAGCATGACGGTGCGCCGAAAGAGAAAGATATCCCGGAATGCTCCCGCCATGCAGAAGTCGGCGCGGTGCATCGCAAAACCCGCGACTCCACCGAGGAGCAGTCCCATGGCTATGAGGGGGAGATTCGCGGGGAACACCCGATCGTACTCCTCTGACGTATCAATTGTCCCCTATTCATATCGGCATGAGCGCGGGTACACTTTACGAATTTTCTCCGGCTCCTGCTCGTTATCTCCAGATAACTGACCATGGCGGTGACCTCCGTTACCTGAGCCGCAACTTCGCCAGGATGATGCCGAGATATTTGTTGAGAGGGTGCTCGCGCCCGAGGAACCCGAGGAGCGGTGGTTTGCGGAGGCCGAGGCGGCGCAGTTCCGCCTCGATGTGGGGATTCCTTTCGTAGAGCATCCCCTGGCGGAAGAGCCGGATGGCATCGGTTCTCCGTCCCGCCAGCAGGTGGATCCTCCCCAGGTTGAGGTAATGGGAGGAAGAGCGGGGGTCTTTCCGGATCGCTTCCTCGCAGATCCTGATGGCGTGATCGACCTGCTGCCGCTCCCGGGCCAGGCAGTAGGCGAGATAGGTCCAGGCCACGGGGGTGCTCCGCAGCTTCACCGCCTGTTCGAGGCATTCGAGGGCGAGGGTGGTGTTGCCGCCATTGGCGGCCTTGATTCCGCGGGCGACGAGCCCGTCGACGTCGGTGCCGGTCACGGCTCCCTCCCGTTCGATAATCTGGTAGTATAGTAGAGGCTGCGGCAGGCTCTGTAAACTGTTTTGTCGGGATATGCGGTCCGAACAAAATGTCTTACCGATCCGTTTTAATTTATGGTATACATAAAAAACTTTACTACCACTAAAAGGGGGGTAGCATGAACATCCACGAATACCAGGCGAAGGAAATCCTGAGCTCCTACGGCATCCCGGTGCCGCGGGGGCGGGTGGCGCTCACGTCCGACCAGGTCGAGCGCGCCGCCAAGGAGATGGGGGGGCGCTGCGTCATCAAGGCCCAGATCTACGCGGGGGGGCGCGGCAAGGCGGGGGGAGTGCGGCTCGTCCATCACCCGGAGCAGGCCCAGGATTACGGCAAGGAGCTCTTCGGCAAGCGGCTCGTGACCCCCCAGACCGGCGCCGAGGGGCTGAAGGTCCGCCGGATTCTCGTGGAGGAGGCGGTGGAGATCGCCCGGGAGTTTTACCTCTCCATCACCCTCGACCGCGCCACTTCGCGCTACTGCCTCATCGCCTCCGCCGAGGGGGGGGTGGATATCGAGGAGGTGGCCCAGAAATCCCCCGAGAAGATCCACGTCCTCACCATCGACCCGTACACCGGGCTCCGTCCCTACCAGGCCCGCAAGATCGCCCTGGCCCTGGGGCTCTCCGGTAGCCTCTGCGAGGATTGCGTGGAGCTGATGCTCAACCTCTACAAGGTGGTCCTGGAGAAGGACTGTTCCCTGGTGGAGATCAACCCCCTCGTCGTCACCAGGGCGGGATGGCTCATGGCGATGGACGCCAAGATCAACTTCGACGACAACGCCATCTTCCGCCACCGCGAATATCCCGACATGATGGATTATTCCCAGCTCGACACCCTGGAGATCAACGCCGGCAAGTATGATCTCTCCTACATCAAGCTTACCGGCAACATCGGCTGCATGGTGAACGGCGCCGGCCTCGCCATGGCGACCCTCGACGTCCTGAAGGAATATGGCGGCGAGCCGGCCAACTTCCTCGACGTCGGCGGCGGGGCGACCCGCGAGAAGGTTGCCGAGGCGTTCAAGATCATCCTGGAGGATGACGACGTGAAAGGGGTCTTCGTCAACATCTTCGGCGGGATCATGCGCTGCGACGTCATCGCCCAGGGGATCATCGAGGCGGCCTCCGAGGTCCACTGCACCCTCCCCATCGTCGTCCGGATGGACGGCAGCAAGGTCGAGGAAGGGAAGCAGCTGCTGGTGGAATCGGGGCTCAACGTCCAGACCGCCGACAACCTCGGCGAAGGGGCGGAGCGGATCGTCAAGATGCTGGTGGGATAGGGTCCCCCTACAACTTCAAGCCACGGAGAATCCACATGTCCATACTCATCAACAAGAATTCGAAGATAGTCGTCCAGGGGATCACGGGCCGCAGCGGCCTCTTCCATACCCAGCAGTGCCGCGATTACGGGAGCAAGATCGTGGCCGGCGTCACCCCGGGCAAGGGGGGGATCCACATCGAGGGGATTCCGGTGTTCAACTCCGTCGAGGAGGCGGTGCGGTACACCGGCGCCAACGTCTCCATGATCTTCGTGCCGCCGCCGGGGGCCGCCGATGCCATCCTGGAGGCGGCCGATGCGGGGGTGGAGCTGGCCGTCTGCATCACCGAGGGGATCCCGGTGCGCGACATGGTGCCGGTGAAGCGGATCCTGCAGGGGAGCAGGACGCGGCTCGTGGGGCCCAACTGCCCCGGCGTCATCACCCCGGGCGAGTGCAAGGTGGGGATCATGCCTGGCTACATCCACAAGCCGGGAAAGATCGGCGTCGTCTCCCGCAGCGGTACCCTCACCTACGAGGCGGTGAAGCAGATCACCGAGGCGGGGCTCGGCCAGTCGACCTGTGTCGGCATCGGCGGAGACCCGATCATCGGGATGAACTTCATCGATACCCTCACGCTCTTCAACGAGGACAAGGATACCGAGGCGGTCT contains:
- a CDS encoding sensor histidine kinase codes for the protein MLLSLFWLIDTVYDTVVVRMNFVRDRGMPHLLEVGTHFVLFGVQMLLIMYVWRHVRASRRLEEEIRQLNAALERRAADLAAKNRELEAFSYSLSHDLNTPLTKVSVAVQTLQDSYGERLDDTGRFFVRSIVEGSERMEQLIDAMLVLSRVARRELRRDEVDLSALAAEVASELRQAEPQRQVEPVIASGLSATGDPALLRVALHNLFANAWKYTRRAPEPRVEFGALVNDGTTTYFVRDNGAGFDMKDLGRLFKPFQRLHDQEEFPGTGIGLATVQRIIERHGGTITAHSMPDHGATFTFTLR
- a CDS encoding YeeE/YedE family protein, giving the protein MFPANLPLIAMGLLLGGVAGFAMHRADFCMAGAFRDIFLFRRTVMLRPLLLLVTASMVLFEVARLAGWLPLYPFPLLGTPSVANLAGGFAFGIGMVLAGGCVAGTLYRAGAGSVTAVAALVGLVTGSALFAAIHPWWKRFADATALPALDVTIPRLAGVEPYRVIVPLAAAAALLFLHWRRKGLWSRPAIVEGYLQPWKAALILAVIGLCSAVATTMPLGITTSYAKGGAWLASLWIPGWVEGAGYFRTLPLDLAAVTPLGHVPLRGGPAPVTDALALVQIPVIAGIVGGSALSALLIGEFRLYVRLPARHYLSALAGGTVMGVAARMAPSCNIWHLAGGVPILAWQSILFTGGLLPGAWLGGVILTRFVTKR
- the sucC gene encoding ADP-forming succinate--CoA ligase subunit beta, with translation MNIHEYQAKEILSSYGIPVPRGRVALTSDQVERAAKEMGGRCVIKAQIYAGGRGKAGGVRLVHHPEQAQDYGKELFGKRLVTPQTGAEGLKVRRILVEEAVEIAREFYLSITLDRATSRYCLIASAEGGVDIEEVAQKSPEKIHVLTIDPYTGLRPYQARKIALALGLSGSLCEDCVELMLNLYKVVLEKDCSLVEINPLVVTRAGWLMAMDAKINFDDNAIFRHREYPDMMDYSQLDTLEINAGKYDLSYIKLTGNIGCMVNGAGLAMATLDVLKEYGGEPANFLDVGGGATREKVAEAFKIILEDDDVKGVFVNIFGGIMRCDVIAQGIIEAASEVHCTLPIVVRMDGSKVEEGKQLLVESGLNVQTADNLGEGAERIVKMLVG
- a CDS encoding alpha/beta fold hydrolase, whose amino-acid sequence is MTVPRSPSPTGSLSADRFFTHSPGTVIRYRLHGTGPQPVLFVHGFAAALTTWDDIVPLFPPHRFTLYLMDLKGFGFSSKPRRGSYAPEEQAAVLLSFMEAVAVDGAVLVGHSLGGGIALLALLRAMTEGRARLVSRLILLDCAAYPQRLPRFMRWLKIPLIGRLGMALLPLRTLVLASLRAVFHDERAITPERIRRYEGCFGRSGMARVLIRTVQELDRDGYQGVVARFREIAVPTLIIWGSEDRIIRLANGKRLQREIPGARLAIIPECGHNPHEERPRETYGAIADFLGGDEKETAER
- a CDS encoding adenosylcobalamin-dependent ribonucleoside-diphosphate reductase; protein product: MELTANALRVLRARYLLKDADGRVVETPAEMFGRIARTVAAVEPRYGGDTARWEERFFELVSDLRFLPNSPTIMNAGKPSGQLAACFVLPVEDSMQGIFDTLKNAALILQSGGGTGFSFSRLRPRADIVRSTGGIASGPVSFMKIYNTATDVIKQGGARRGANMGILRVDHPDVLDFIRVKRAAAELANFNISVAATDAFMTAVLDDREYGLVNPRTGREAGRLRAREVFAEIATSAWESGDPGLVFIDRINAANPTPLLGPFESTNPCGEQPLLPYEACVLGSLDLSRFVREGEIDRTLLSADIRTAVRFLDDTIDASVYPLPAIEAMHTGNRKIGLGVMGWADTLILLGIPYNHRRAFALARETMRFVSDTARAASAALAGERGAFPNFGGSIYDGPGMPRLRNATVTTIAPTGTLATIADCSSGIEPLFAVAYKRLVLDTELSEVSRHFVRMARERGFYSEELMREVERRGSVGRVTGVPAEVKRLFRTALEIPPEDHIEMQAAFQEFTDNAVSKTINLPRRATPQEVERAFLRAYARGCKGITVFRYGSKRGTLVKFADVD
- a CDS encoding sulfurtransferase TusA family protein — encoded protein: METIEFDIRGQVCPSTLLTALREINRYRNALREGKCRVAFLTDNRDATITIPETAGSMGYHVRVTKEAGHYLVTVGRTE
- the sucD gene encoding succinate--CoA ligase subunit alpha, producing MSILINKNSKIVVQGITGRSGLFHTQQCRDYGSKIVAGVTPGKGGIHIEGIPVFNSVEEAVRYTGANVSMIFVPPPGAADAILEAADAGVELAVCITEGIPVRDMVPVKRILQGSRTRLVGPNCPGVITPGECKVGIMPGYIHKPGKIGVVSRSGTLTYEAVKQITEAGLGQSTCVGIGGDPIIGMNFIDTLTLFNEDKDTEAVFMIGEIGGTAEEDAAHWIKENMKKPVASFIAGVTAPPGKRMGHAGAIITGGKGKAEDKIRTLSECGVVVSTSPTKMGAAMLEALGRG
- a CDS encoding tetratricopeptide repeat protein — translated: MTGTDVDGLVARGIKAANGGNTTLALECLEQAVKLRSTPVAWTYLAYCLARERQQVDHAIRICEEAIRKDPRSSSHYLNLGRIHLLAGRRTDAIRLFRQGMLYERNPHIEAELRRLGLRKPPLLGFLGREHPLNKYLGIILAKLRLR
- a CDS encoding PAS domain-containing protein; the encoded protein is MGFVKVLETLLGDPFGTAEIRRLTRENAELAERERRATGYIREKTNQLLTTIGTLPLRHEELDNASLIETDPIGIVCQSFEQILEHLKEMNVELSLAHDEIQGVFDCAGAAILVIDNTMRIQAFNSRAREIFALDGEELRGRKCAELICGDTVPSRECLFNKIMRSRRPEHLDDLECRGRWFNVSGSPLKDRFGDVKQMVLIYNEITEQKRMLEALRDKEGIYQLILDSSAELFQSVAPDGSLIYVNRAWREALGYSEDEIALLSVFDIVHPDSHPHCRELFIRLLQGSRPEQTTLTLVSKDGTPVTLEGSVSCSFRNGRPCATCGIFRLAATGALAEDPPRSIPSFVRNGS
- a CDS encoding PilZ domain-containing protein — its product is MADKRDITRHKKRLSLRFGTDQPSRLAFTEDVSAHGLFIKTTNLCPPGTRIQIELTLPGDESVFCEGMVRWTKKVPPQVIHLVKKSGMGIQIMKFIAGEEAFRHFIAELHAR